A single Trichocoleus sp. FACHB-46 DNA region contains:
- a CDS encoding glucose-6-phosphate isomerase, whose translation MDAAALWQRYQDWLYYHEGLGFYLDISRMRFDDAFVAALQPKFERAFRDMAELEKGALANPDENRMVGHYWLRDPDLAPTAELKQDIVETLGQIEAFTQKVHSGAIRPPQAEKFTDVLSIGIGGSALGPQFVAAALAPDFPPLNLHFIDNTDPAGIDRVLTQLQDRLSSTLVITISKSGGTPETRNGMLEVQKAYNDQGLNFPQYAIAITGQDSSLDKLAKSEEWLATFPMHDWVGGRTSELSSVGLLPAALQGIDIRTMLEGAKEMDAATRIPNLKSNPAALLALAWYYAGNGRGEKDMVVLPYKDSLLLFSRYLQQLVMESLGKEKDLNGQVVHQGIAVYGNKGSTDQHAYVQQLREGVANFFVTFIEVLRDRQGPSVEVEPGVTSGDYLSGLLQGTRRALYENQRDSITVTIPQVDPYNVGALIALYERAVGFYGFLVNVNAYHQPGVEAGKKAAASVLDLQKQVVKALQQSGQPLSLQAIAEKAGAPDQIEPIYKIVRHLAANQRTVTLHGNPAQPNQLTVSAL comes from the coding sequence ATGGATGCCGCTGCACTTTGGCAACGTTACCAAGACTGGCTTTACTACCACGAGGGCTTGGGATTTTATCTAGATATCAGCCGCATGCGGTTTGATGATGCCTTCGTCGCAGCACTACAGCCTAAGTTTGAGCGGGCCTTTCGGGACATGGCTGAGCTAGAAAAAGGCGCGCTCGCCAACCCGGATGAAAATCGCATGGTGGGGCATTATTGGCTCCGCGACCCCGACTTAGCTCCCACAGCGGAACTCAAGCAAGACATTGTAGAAACGCTAGGGCAGATTGAAGCGTTTACTCAAAAAGTTCATAGCGGGGCCATTCGTCCTCCCCAAGCTGAAAAATTCACTGATGTCCTTTCCATCGGGATTGGGGGTTCGGCATTAGGGCCGCAGTTTGTTGCCGCAGCACTAGCACCAGATTTTCCGCCCCTCAACCTTCACTTCATTGACAACACTGATCCCGCAGGCATCGATCGCGTCTTGACTCAGCTTCAAGATCGGCTCTCTAGCACGCTGGTAATTACGATTTCCAAGTCTGGCGGTACCCCAGAAACACGTAATGGCATGCTGGAAGTGCAAAAAGCCTACAACGACCAAGGGCTCAACTTTCCGCAATATGCGATCGCCATTACAGGGCAAGATAGCAGCTTGGATAAACTCGCCAAGTCAGAAGAGTGGTTAGCCACTTTTCCCATGCACGACTGGGTCGGTGGACGCACCTCCGAGCTTTCGTCAGTCGGCTTGCTACCTGCGGCCCTGCAAGGAATTGATATCCGCACGATGCTAGAGGGTGCGAAAGAGATGGATGCCGCGACTCGGATTCCCAACCTCAAAAGCAATCCAGCTGCTCTCCTAGCTCTGGCGTGGTATTACGCTGGGAATGGTCGAGGCGAAAAAGACATGGTAGTGCTGCCCTACAAAGACAGCCTGCTGCTGTTTAGTCGCTATCTGCAACAGCTAGTCATGGAATCTCTGGGCAAAGAGAAAGACTTAAACGGCCAAGTGGTGCATCAGGGGATCGCCGTTTATGGCAATAAAGGCTCGACCGATCAGCATGCCTATGTGCAGCAGTTGCGCGAAGGTGTCGCTAATTTCTTCGTTACCTTTATCGAAGTACTACGCGATCGCCAAGGCCCTTCTGTAGAAGTTGAGCCCGGCGTTACCTCAGGTGACTACCTCTCTGGTTTGCTGCAAGGCACTCGCCGCGCCCTCTACGAAAACCAGCGGGACTCCATCACCGTTACTATTCCCCAAGTTGATCCCTACAACGTTGGAGCTTTGATTGCTCTGTACGAAAGAGCTGTGGGTTTCTACGGCTTTCTCGTCAACGTCAACGCTTACCACCAACCCGGTGTAGAAGCAGGCAAAAAAGCCGCCGCTTCCGTACTTGACTTGCAAAAACAAGTGGTCAAGGCGTTGCAACAATCTGGTCAACCTCTGTCTTTACAGGCGATCGCTGAGAAAGCAGGTGCCCCAGACCAAATCGAGCCCATCTACAAAATCGTCCGCCACCTAGCCGCCAACCAACGCACCGTCACCCTCCACGGCAACCCTGCCCAACCTAACCAACTAACCGTCTCAGCCCTCTAA
- a CDS encoding cytotoxic translational repressor of toxin-antitoxin stability system, with protein MKLEIRYERSFLLDLKELEPTVYQQVCQFVFVEFLQITQLQDLPELRQMGSRAIFYRFTLDHHFVGIEVTGQIIKFLRILPKPNV; from the coding sequence TTGAAGTTGGAAATTCGTTACGAGAGGTCTTTTCTCTTAGACCTAAAAGAGCTAGAGCCGACTGTGTATCAGCAGGTGTGCCAATTTGTCTTTGTGGAGTTTTTACAGATAACGCAATTGCAAGACTTGCCAGAACTTCGACAAATGGGTTCTAGAGCAATTTTCTATCGGTTCACCCTCGATCATCACTTCGTCGGCATCGAAGTCACAGGTCAAATTATTAAGTTTCTGCGTATCCTTCCAAAGCCGAATGTTTAG
- the ispF gene encoding 2-C-methyl-D-erythritol 2,4-cyclodiphosphate synthase, with translation MNIRIGNGYDIHRLVEGRALILGGVNIPHKLGLLGHSDADVLTHAIMDAMLGALSLGDIGLYFPPSDPQWAGADSLKLLEQVHQLIRNEGWQIGNIDSVIVAERPKLKLHISAMRDRLATVLELNPNQVGIKATTNEKLGPEGREEGISSYAVVLLQQAT, from the coding sequence ATGAATATTCGCATTGGCAACGGCTACGACATTCACCGCCTCGTAGAGGGACGAGCCTTAATTCTGGGTGGTGTCAACATTCCCCACAAACTCGGCTTACTGGGCCATAGTGATGCCGATGTGCTCACCCACGCCATTATGGATGCCATGCTAGGGGCGCTCAGCTTGGGCGACATTGGCCTTTACTTTCCCCCATCCGATCCCCAATGGGCGGGAGCCGACAGCCTCAAGCTACTTGAGCAAGTGCATCAATTAATCCGGAACGAAGGTTGGCAGATTGGCAACATTGACTCGGTGATTGTGGCAGAGCGGCCCAAGCTCAAGCTCCACATCTCAGCCATGCGCGATCGCCTTGCCACCGTTTTAGAACTCAACCCCAATCAAGTCGGCATCAAAGCCACAACCAACGAGAAGCTAGGCCCAGAAGGCCGAGAGGAAGGGATTTCCTCTTATGCAGTCGTACTATTGCAGCAAGCAACGTAG
- a CDS encoding peptide chain release factor 1 yields MFDPLRRLKFLPWRSLALLTLATLAIVAVIEVALGMGYTQVGLLRAVLNALFSPPWVVIMQVAAGIGIGGLAVFLLETKWQQVSINAGVLWALVLCLILGSLVRSFIPLPAILVNPGETLFMGFIVGVFWRGRPYWR; encoded by the coding sequence ATGTTCGATCCATTGCGCCGCTTAAAGTTTTTGCCTTGGCGATCGCTCGCCTTACTGACACTTGCCACTTTAGCGATCGTGGCAGTGATAGAAGTGGCCTTAGGAATGGGTTACACCCAAGTGGGTTTGCTCAGAGCGGTCTTAAACGCTTTATTTAGTCCACCTTGGGTAGTGATTATGCAGGTGGCTGCTGGCATTGGCATCGGAGGGTTAGCAGTTTTCCTACTAGAAACAAAATGGCAGCAAGTATCCATCAACGCTGGCGTGCTGTGGGCATTAGTGCTGTGTTTGATTTTGGGATCACTGGTTCGCTCCTTCATTCCGTTGCCAGCAATCCTAGTCAATCCTGGGGAAACGCTGTTTATGGGCTTCATTGTGGGGGTATTTTGGCGAGGCCGCCCTTACTGGCGCTAA
- a CDS encoding ABC transporter substrate-binding protein, with protein MFSAAFLTVPLRRWGLVALVAMLAIALSACNLTNFKTEAAQVPQIVVSTLSDPKTFNYPLNQEAPNVFTYIYEGLVTENGNSEIEPALAESWEISEDKRRIVFTLREGLKWSDGAPLTADDITFTYNDLYFNEKIPTDTRDVLRIGESGALPTVRKLSDRRIEFTVPEPFAPFLRITGLPILPRHALIDSVKTLGSDGNPKFLSTWGVDTDPSKIIANGPYMLAGYVPSQRVIFQRNPHYWRKDAQGNALPYIERFIWQIVESTDTSLLQFRSGGLDALGVQPENFSLLKGEEKRGKFTIYNGGPAAGTNFISFNLNKARRSDGRPIVDPIRSKWFNTLAFRQAVAYALDRQTMINNTFRGIGQPQNSPISLQSPYYLSAEEGLKVYNYNPEKAKQLLRGAGFKYSAQGQLQDAEGHPVRFTLITNSGNKIREAMGAQVKQDLQKIGIQVDFNPINFNTLVEKLSTTRDWDCYLLGLTGGVEPNDGANVWLSQGGLHSFNQGPSPGQPPIQGWEVTEWEKEIDRLYIQGAQELDEAKRKAIYAKTQQITQEQVPVIYLVNPLSLSAVRDRVEGVKFTALGGSLWNIYELKLSE; from the coding sequence ATGTTCTCTGCTGCTTTTTTGACTGTACCGCTGCGTCGCTGGGGTTTAGTTGCCTTGGTCGCTATGTTGGCGATCGCCCTAAGTGCTTGCAATCTCACCAACTTTAAGACTGAAGCAGCTCAGGTGCCTCAGATTGTGGTTAGCACCCTCAGTGATCCCAAAACTTTTAACTATCCCCTCAACCAAGAAGCTCCTAACGTTTTCACCTACATTTACGAAGGGTTGGTCACCGAAAACGGCAACAGTGAAATTGAGCCAGCTCTGGCGGAATCCTGGGAGATTTCGGAGGATAAGCGGCGGATTGTCTTTACGCTCCGTGAGGGCTTGAAGTGGTCGGATGGAGCACCTCTGACAGCAGACGACATTACGTTTACTTACAACGACCTTTACTTCAACGAAAAAATCCCCACTGATACGAGGGATGTTTTGCGAATAGGCGAAAGTGGCGCTTTACCAACGGTTCGCAAGCTGAGCGATCGCCGGATTGAATTTACGGTACCAGAACCATTTGCGCCGTTCCTCCGCATCACTGGTTTACCGATTCTGCCTCGTCACGCTCTGATTGATTCTGTCAAAACCCTAGGTTCAGATGGTAATCCCAAGTTCTTATCGACTTGGGGCGTGGATACAGATCCCAGCAAGATTATTGCCAATGGTCCTTATATGCTGGCAGGCTATGTTCCTAGTCAGCGAGTGATTTTTCAGCGCAACCCTCATTACTGGCGTAAGGATGCTCAGGGCAACGCGCTGCCCTATATTGAGCGCTTTATTTGGCAGATTGTTGAGTCTACCGATACCTCACTGCTCCAGTTTCGCTCTGGGGGCTTAGATGCTTTAGGAGTTCAGCCCGAAAATTTCTCGCTGCTGAAGGGAGAAGAAAAGCGTGGCAAGTTCACAATTTACAATGGCGGTCCCGCAGCAGGCACCAACTTTATTTCCTTTAATCTCAATAAAGCTCGGCGCTCAGATGGTCGCCCGATTGTAGACCCGATTAGGTCCAAGTGGTTTAATACCCTGGCATTTCGGCAGGCAGTTGCCTATGCGCTCGATCGCCAAACCATGATCAACAACACCTTTCGGGGAATCGGTCAGCCGCAGAACTCTCCCATCTCCTTGCAAAGCCCCTACTATCTCTCGGCTGAGGAAGGGTTGAAGGTTTATAACTACAATCCCGAAAAAGCCAAACAGTTATTGCGAGGGGCGGGGTTCAAATACAGCGCCCAGGGACAGTTGCAAGATGCCGAAGGCCATCCGGTGCGGTTCACTTTGATTACTAACTCTGGCAACAAAATTCGGGAGGCAATGGGGGCACAGGTAAAGCAAGACCTCCAGAAGATTGGCATTCAAGTGGATTTCAATCCGATTAACTTCAACACGTTGGTGGAAAAACTCTCCACGACCAGAGATTGGGACTGCTATCTTTTGGGCTTAACCGGAGGGGTAGAACCTAATGATGGCGCGAACGTATGGTTAAGCCAAGGCGGATTACACAGCTTTAATCAAGGTCCATCACCGGGACAACCTCCCATTCAGGGTTGGGAAGTAACGGAGTGGGAAAAAGAAATCGATCGCCTTTATATCCAAGGTGCTCAAGAGCTAGACGAGGCCAAGCGCAAAGCTATTTATGCCAAAACGCAGCAGATTACTCAGGAGCAAGTGCCTGTGATTTATCTGGTCAATCCACTGTCGTTGTCGGCGGTACGCGATCGCGTTGAAGGGGTGAAATTCACGGCTTTGGGTGGCTCGCTCTGGAACATCTACGAACTCAAGTTAAGCGAGTAA
- a CDS encoding ABC transporter substrate-binding protein, with protein sequence MTAISFGMKLLRRWLSVLLVLSLAIAPSLLLTGCRPTEFRTAAAQVPQLVLTSLSDPKTFNPTFNQEFPNVFLFTEEHLLRENGVTGEVEPALAESWSISANKQRVIFNLRPNLQWSDGQPLTAADVVFTFQQVIFNPEIPTDYADSLRIGGNRAFPQVQQLDDRRVEFILPEPFAPLLRSLAGHDGAPILPKHALERSVQTLSSDGNPQFISTWSTATNPKQLVVNGPYQVESYVSGQRIVFRRNPYYWRRDPQGQPLPYIERLVWQFIENTDTQLLRFRSGDLDVMGDVRPLRPEYFSLLKREEKRGKFKLYNGGPWSGTTYLTFNLTEARDKNNRPFVDPIKSKWFNTLAFRQAIAHAIDRPRMNNNLFRGISELQDSPISVQSPYYLSPQEGLKTYDYNLQKARQLLKSAGFKYNAQGQLLDAENHPIRFTLLTNAENRQRVAMGAQIKQDLAAIGIQVDFTPISFNTLLDKVSSSRDWEAHMIGFTGGIEPHGAANLWLSSGGSHSLNLKQQPGQPPIQGWQPKDWELEIDRLYTAGARELDETKRKAIYGDFQRIVQEQLPVIYLVNEIAIVAVRDRIQGIQYTGLPSWGLWNIAELKIEDNKD encoded by the coding sequence ATGACCGCTATTTCTTTTGGGATGAAATTGCTCCGTCGTTGGCTCTCTGTCCTGCTGGTATTGAGTTTGGCGATCGCGCCCTCTCTACTCTTAACTGGGTGTCGTCCAACGGAGTTCCGCACTGCTGCCGCCCAAGTGCCGCAATTAGTTCTGACATCCTTGAGCGATCCCAAAACGTTTAATCCCACCTTTAACCAAGAATTTCCCAATGTGTTTCTCTTTACCGAGGAGCATCTGCTGCGAGAAAACGGGGTGACGGGTGAGGTAGAACCTGCTCTGGCAGAATCTTGGAGCATTTCAGCTAATAAACAGCGGGTCATCTTCAATTTAAGGCCAAATCTGCAATGGTCGGATGGTCAACCGCTGACGGCGGCAGATGTCGTCTTTACCTTTCAGCAGGTCATCTTCAACCCAGAAATTCCCACGGATTATGCCGATAGCTTACGGATTGGTGGTAACCGAGCTTTCCCGCAGGTACAGCAACTAGACGATCGCCGGGTAGAATTTATTTTGCCTGAACCGTTTGCGCCGTTGCTGCGATCGCTGGCAGGACATGATGGTGCGCCGATTTTGCCTAAACATGCTTTAGAGCGATCGGTGCAGACACTCAGTTCCGATGGCAACCCCCAGTTCATTTCCACTTGGAGTACAGCTACCAATCCCAAGCAACTAGTCGTCAACGGTCCCTACCAAGTCGAAAGTTACGTTTCGGGACAGCGGATTGTGTTTCGTCGCAACCCTTACTACTGGCGGCGCGATCCTCAAGGCCAACCCCTACCCTATATCGAGCGGCTTGTTTGGCAATTTATCGAAAACACCGACACTCAACTGCTACGATTTCGCTCTGGCGATTTGGATGTGATGGGTGATGTGCGACCTCTACGCCCAGAGTATTTTTCGTTGTTAAAACGGGAAGAAAAGCGGGGCAAATTTAAGCTTTACAATGGTGGCCCTTGGTCGGGTACTACCTATCTCACCTTTAACCTAACGGAAGCGAGAGACAAAAATAATCGGCCCTTTGTAGACCCCATTAAGTCTAAGTGGTTCAACACCTTGGCCTTTCGGCAAGCGATCGCCCACGCCATCGATCGCCCCCGCATGAATAACAACCTGTTTCGGGGCATTAGTGAGCTGCAAGATTCGCCCATTTCGGTGCAAAGCCCTTACTATCTCTCACCCCAAGAAGGGCTAAAAACCTACGATTACAATCTGCAAAAAGCGCGACAGCTCTTGAAAAGCGCAGGCTTTAAGTACAACGCCCAAGGCCAGTTGCTTGATGCGGAAAACCACCCAATCCGTTTTACATTGCTCACTAACGCAGAAAATCGTCAGCGAGTTGCGATGGGAGCGCAGATCAAGCAAGACCTAGCTGCTATTGGCATTCAAGTTGATTTCACTCCAATTAGCTTCAACACTTTGCTAGATAAAGTTTCTAGCTCGCGGGATTGGGAAGCTCATATGATCGGCTTTACGGGTGGCATTGAACCCCACGGAGCGGCGAATCTGTGGCTGAGTAGTGGTGGGTCGCATTCCTTAAACCTGAAGCAACAGCCAGGACAACCACCGATTCAAGGCTGGCAACCGAAAGATTGGGAGCTAGAAATCGATCGCCTGTATACTGCTGGTGCCAGAGAGCTAGACGAAACTAAGCGCAAAGCGATTTACGGCGATTTTCAGCGAATTGTGCAGGAGCAATTGCCCGTGATTTACCTGGTGAATGAAATTGCCATCGTGGCGGTGCGCGATCGCATCCAGGGAATTCAGTACACAGGTTTACCCAGTTGGGGATTGTGGAATATCGCAGAACTTAAAATTGAAGACAACAAAGATTAA
- the larB gene encoding nickel pincer cofactor biosynthesis protein LarB has protein sequence MTQPEAIRLLLQAVAHGEVSPDSALEKLKHFDFEPVEDFARIDHHRTLRTGFPEVIWGPGKTPEQIIEIIKVMRDRNPVVMATRIEPNVYAQLREQIPELHYYALARICALVPARLEPRHSGTIGLLSAGTADLPVAEEAAITAELSGFQVKRFWDVGVAGIHRLLSNRQAIAEADVLIVVAGMEGALPSVVGGLTDCPVIAVPTSIGYGASFNGLAALLTMLNSCAAGIGVVNIDNGFGAAVLAGQILRTAQKLR, from the coding sequence GTGACCCAACCCGAAGCCATCCGTCTCCTCCTGCAAGCTGTAGCTCACGGTGAAGTCAGCCCTGACTCAGCCCTAGAAAAACTCAAGCATTTTGATTTTGAACCTGTTGAAGATTTTGCTCGCATTGATCACCACCGCACCCTGCGAACAGGATTCCCTGAGGTGATTTGGGGTCCGGGCAAAACCCCAGAGCAAATTATTGAAATTATCAAGGTGATGCGCGATCGCAATCCAGTCGTCATGGCGACTCGGATCGAACCTAATGTGTACGCTCAATTGCGAGAGCAGATTCCAGAATTGCATTACTACGCCCTGGCTCGGATTTGCGCCTTAGTGCCTGCCCGTTTAGAACCTCGCCATTCTGGGACGATTGGTTTGCTGTCAGCGGGTACAGCCGATCTGCCTGTAGCTGAAGAAGCCGCCATCACCGCCGAACTGTCTGGTTTTCAAGTCAAGCGGTTTTGGGATGTCGGAGTGGCGGGCATTCATCGTTTGCTCAGTAACCGTCAGGCGATCGCGGAAGCAGACGTGTTGATTGTGGTAGCAGGTATGGAAGGAGCCTTACCCAGCGTGGTCGGTGGCTTGACCGATTGCCCTGTGATCGCAGTACCCACAAGTATTGGCTATGGCGCTAGTTTCAATGGCTTAGCTGCTTTGCTCACCATGCTCAACTCCTGTGCCGCTGGGATTGGTGTGGTGAATATTGACAATGGTTTCGGCGCAGCAGTTCTGGCAGGGCAAATTCTCCGCACGGCGCAGAAGCTGCGATAA
- the yidD gene encoding membrane protein insertion efficiency factor YidD — translation METSIPDLWLRQAAASAIAGYQKHLSPRKGFSCAHRVLHGGESCSQYVKRVILEQGLWTAIPATRSRFAECKVANQILQARRNHCRLQAASKIEQEGEEKRRDRSSQPQNDCYGVDGLLSCIDCADCMNFKWGEQANCADLDCGSGLDCSSCDCSGGDCGSGDCGSCS, via the coding sequence ATGGAAACGTCAATCCCTGATCTTTGGCTTCGTCAAGCAGCGGCCAGTGCGATCGCTGGGTACCAAAAACATCTCTCCCCCCGCAAAGGTTTCTCCTGTGCCCATCGGGTGCTGCATGGAGGTGAATCCTGCTCACAATATGTGAAGCGGGTGATTCTAGAGCAAGGCTTGTGGACTGCCATTCCAGCCACGCGATCGCGCTTCGCTGAATGCAAGGTTGCTAACCAGATTTTGCAAGCTCGGAGAAACCATTGCAGACTGCAAGCGGCCAGCAAGATCGAGCAAGAGGGGGAAGAGAAAAGGCGCGATCGCAGCTCCCAGCCACAAAACGACTGTTATGGAGTAGACGGGTTACTGTCCTGTATTGATTGCGCCGATTGCATGAACTTTAAATGGGGAGAGCAGGCCAATTGCGCTGACCTGGATTGCGGCTCTGGTCTAGACTGCTCTAGCTGCGATTGTAGTGGGGGTGACTGTGGCAGTGGTGATTGTGGCAGTTGTAGCTAA